A genomic segment from Etheostoma spectabile isolate EspeVRDwgs_2016 chromosome 11, UIUC_Espe_1.0, whole genome shotgun sequence encodes:
- the LOC116698390 gene encoding claudin-14 has protein sequence MASMVVQLLGFFLGLLGFAGTVVATLLPHWRSTAYMSSNITTANAYMKGLWMECVWHSTGIYQCELYRSLLALPRDLQAARALMVLSCVTSVLASLLSVLGMKCTRFARDSLIKSPLLLSGGVCFLCAGLLCLTTVSWTTNDVIMDFYDPFLPSGLRYEIGLAVYLGYASACLSLTGGLVLCWSSSGGRSQRPRHMQRNQPLSPPPAFNSIYPPAPLYNPPEALKDNHAPSLCYLSSSGYRLNNYV, from the exons ATGGCCAGCATGGTGGTCCAACTCCTTGGCTTCTTCTTGGGGCTGTTGGGGTTTGCAGGAACTGTTGTTGCAACTCTGCTTCCCCACTGGCGCAGCACAGCCTACATGAGCTCCAACATCACCACCGCCAACGCCTATATGAAAGGCCTGTGGATGGAGTGTGTATGGCACAGTACCGGCATTTACCAATGTGAGCTGTACAGATCTCTACTGGCACTGCCACGCGACCTGCAG GCTGCCCGGGCGCTCATGGTGCTCTCCTGCGTCACATCTGTCCTGGCATCTCTGCTGTCTGTGTTGGGGATGAAGTGTACCCGCTTCGCCCGTGACTCGTTAATCAAGTCTCCCCTGCTGCTAAGTGGGGGGGTTTGTTTTCTCTGTGCGGGCCTGCTCTGCCTGACCACCGTGTCCTGGACCACTAACGATGTCATCATGGATTTCTACGACCCCTTCCTTCCCAGCGGCCTGAGGTATGAGATCGGCCTGGCCGTGTACCTCGGTTACGCATCAGCCTGCCTTAGTCTGACTGGAGGATTGGTGCTATGCTGGAGCAGCAGTGGTGGCAGGTCACAGAGGCCCCGCCATATGCAGAGAAATCAACCATTATCACCTCCCCCTGCCTTCAACAGCATATACCCTCCTGCTCCACTCTACAATCCCCCCGAGGCCCTGAAGGACAATCATGCTCCTTCCCTTTGCTACCTTTCCAGCAGTGGCTATAGGCTCAATAACTATGTCTAA
- the LOC116698254 gene encoding high-affinity choline transporter 1 gives MAIHAEGLVAIVIFYLLILVVGIWAAWKNKNSGVGESGDRSESIMVGGRDIGLFVGGFTMTATWVGGGYINGTAEYVYLPDYGLAWAQAPFGYALSLVVGGLFFAKPMRSRGYVTMLDPFQQLYGKRMGGLLFIPALMGEIFWSAAILSALGATLSVIVDININMSVVISALIAIFYTLVGGLYSVAYTDVVQLFCIFLGLWISVPFALSNPAVSDISVTAKEVIYQSPWLGKIEPKDKWLWADNFCLLMLGGIPWQVYFQRVLSASSATYAQVLSFLAAFGCLVMAVPSVLIGAIGASTDWNQTTYGSIPPKDKDQSDMILPIVLQHLCPPYVSFFGLGAVSAAVMSSADSSILSASSMFARNIYQLAFRQSASDTEIVWVMRFTIFVFGALATAMALLTGSVYGLWYLSSDLVYVIIFPQLISVLFVKGTNTYGSVAGYIFGLLLRIGGGEPYLKLPPFIYYPGWVSQERIHHVTGEVEHFIQQRFPFKTMSMLASFLANVFFSYLTKYLFESGLWSHKYDFLDAVVSKHSKEIMDKATLVSNQETIILSEMAPVKQGLGASLAGTFINTEVLSDDGPSSPEALLNEN, from the exons ATGGCCATCCACGCCGAGGGTCTCGTGGCTATCGTGATCTTCTACCTCCTGATTCTGGTTGTGGGGATCTGGGCCGCGTGGAAGAACAAGAACTCCGGTGTAGGCGAGAGCGGAGACCGGAGCGAGAGCATCATGGTCGGTGGTAGGGACATCGGATTGTTCGTTGGCGGATTCACAATGACCG CCACttgggtgggtgggggttaCATCAACGGGACAGCAGAGTATGTCTACCTGCCAGACTACGGCCTGGCTTGGGCACAAGCACCCTTTGGTTACGCTCTGAGCCTGGTAGTAG GTGGCCTTTTCTTTGCCAAGCCCATGCGTTCACGTGGATATGTCACCATGCTGGATCCCTTCCAGCAGCTGTATGGAAAAAGGATGGGTGGCCTGCTCTTCATCCCCGCACTAATGGGAGAAATCTTCTGGTCTGCAGCCATTTTATCTGCCCTGG GTGCCACTCTGAGTGTGATCGTGGACATAAACATCAACATGTCGGTGGTGATCTCAGCCCTGATAGCTATCTTCTACACACTTGTTGGAGGACTCTACTCTGTTGCATACACGGATGTGGTCCAGCTCTTCTGTATCTTTTTGGGCTTG TGGATCAGTGTGCCTTTTGCCCTGTCCAATCCTGCGGTGTCGGACATCAGTGTTACAGCCAAGGAAGTAATCTACCAGTCACCGTGGCTGGGGAAGATTGAGCCTAAAGACAAATGGCTCTGGGCGGACAACTTCTGTTTACTg ATGTTGGGGGGGATTCCCTGGCAGGTCTATTTTCAACGGGTTCTTTCTGCCTCTTCAGCTACCTACGCCCAGGTCCTTTCCTTCCTTGCGGCCTTTGGTTGCCTGGTCATGGCCGTACCCTCTGTCCTAATAGGAGCTATAGGGGCCTCCACTG ACTGGAACCAGACTACTTATGGGTCCATCCCCCCAAAGGACAAGGATCAATCAGACATGATCCTTCCTATAGTGCTTCAGCACCTCTGCCCGCCCTACGTCTCCTTCTTTGGTCTGGGGGCGGTGTCAGCTGCGGTCATGTCATCAGCAGACTCATCCATTCTCTCAGCCAGCTCCATGTTTGCCAGGAACATCTATCAGCTCGCCTTTCGGCAGTCG GCCTCAGATACGGAGATTGTTTGGGTGATGCGCTTCACCATCTTTGTATTCGGAGCTCTTGCCACTGCTATGGCTTTGTTAACAGGATCCGTGTATGGCCTGTGGTACCTGAGCTCCGACTTGGTCTATGTCATCATCTTTCCCCAACTCATCAGTGTGTTATTCGTCAAGGGCACCAACACGTATGGCTCCGTGGCTGGCTATATATTTGGTCTCTTGCTGCGCATTGGTGGAGGGGAGCCCTACCTCAAACTCCCTCCTTTCATCTACTACCCGGGTTGGGTGAGCCAGGAGAGGATCCACCACGTCACAGGGGAAGTAGAGCACTTTATCCAGCAAAGGTTCCCATTCAAGACTATGTCCATGCTGGCATCCTTCTTGGCAAATGTGTTCTTTTCTTACCTGACAAAGTACCTATTTGAAAGCGGTTTGTGGTCACACAAGTACGACTTCCTGGACGCCGTGGTGTCCAAGCACAGCAAGGAGATCATGGACAAAGCCACACTGGTGAGCAACCAAGAAACCATCATTCTTTCCGAGATGGCGCCGGTCAAGCAGGGCCTTGGCGCGTCACTCGCTGGGACATTCATCAACACTGAGGTCCTCAGTGATGATGGGCCGTCCAGTCCAGAGGCGTTACTCAATGAAAACTAG